Proteins encoded within one genomic window of Suricata suricatta isolate VVHF042 chromosome 17, meerkat_22Aug2017_6uvM2_HiC, whole genome shotgun sequence:
- the TOP3A gene encoding DNA topoisomerase 3-alpha isoform X2 produces the protein MIFPVARFALRWLQRPGARTLSRAAMEVAFRGVRKILCVAEKNDAAKGIADLLSNGRMRRREGFSKFNKIYEFDYHLYGQNVTMIMTSVSGHLLAHDFQMQFRKWQSCNPLVLFEAEIEKYCPENFVDIKKTLERETRQCQALVIWTDCDREGENIGFEIIHVCRAVKPSLPVLRARFSEITPRAVRAACENLTEPDRRVSDAVDVRQELDLRIGAAFTRFQTLRLQRIFPEVLAEQLISYGSCQFPTLGFVVERFKAIQAFVPEIFHKIKVTHDHRDGVVEFNWKRHRLFNHTACLVLYQLCMEDPRATVVEVKSKPKSKWRPQALDTVELEKLASRKLRINAKETMRIAEKLYTQGYISYPRTETNIFPKDLNLMVLVEQQTADPRWGAFAQSILERGGPTPRNGNKSDQAHPPIHPTKYTSSLQGDEQRLYEFIVRHFLACCSQDAQGQETTVEIDIAQERFVAHGLMILARNYLDVYPYDHWSDKTLPVYERGSRFQPSTVEMVDGETSPPQLLTEADLIALMEKHGIGYDSMGYEMSKPNLRAELEADLKLICEGKKDKLAVLTQQVQKYKQVFIEAVAKAKKLDEALSQYFGEGAEVAQQEAIYPAVPEPIKKCPQCNKDMVLKTKKSGGFYLSCTGFPECRSAMWFPDSVLEASRDGTVCPVCQPHPVYRLKLKFKRGSLPPTMPLEFVGCIGGCDETLMELLDLRFSRGNPRASQPASQPSTYLQASQSLNRIGSAPRALPPPTAATGGSDSVTCNCGQEAVLLTVRKEGPNQGRQFYKCNSGGCNFFLWAGSSPAGAGGPPASAPGPGGSSPGHPPGPGDRRGGLGRPGDDSGGGTSCLCSQPTVTRTVQKDGPNKGRQFHTCAKPREQQCGFFQWADENVAPGSFGAQTWPRGRGRAPGPEARSKRARATSTDTGSTAKKPRKCSVCHQPGHTRPFCPQNT, from the exons AGGGAAGGATTTTCTAAATTCAACAAGATCTATGAATTTGATTATCATCTGTACGGCCAG AATGTTACCATGATAATGACTTCAGTTTCTGGACATTTGCTGGCTCATGATTTCCAGATGCAGTTCCGCAAATG gcAGAGCTGCAATCCCCTTGTCCTCTTTGAAGCAGAAATCGAAAAGTACTGCCCAGAGAATTTCGTAGACATCAAG AAAACTCTGGAACGAGAGACCCGGCAGTGCCAGGCCCTGGTGATCTGGACCGACTGCGATAGAGAAGGGGAAAATATCGGGTTTGAGATTATCCACGTGTGCAGGGCTG TGAAGCCCAGTCTGCCGGTGCTCAGAGCCCGTTTCTCCGAGATCACCCCCCGAGCCGTCCGGGCGGCCTGCGAGAACCTGACCGAGCCCGATCGGAGAGTGAGCGACGCCGTGGACGTGCGGCAGGAGCTGGACCTGCGCATCG GAGCCGCCTTCACTAGGTTCCAGACCCTGAGGCTTCAGAGGATTTTTCCCGAGGTGTTAGCAGAGCAGCTGATCAGCTACGGCAGCTGCCAGTTCCCAACCCTGGGGTTCGTGGTGGAGAGGTTCAAAGCCATTCAGGCTTTTGTGCCTGAAATTTTCCACAAAATTAAAG TAACTCATGACCACAGAGATGGCGTCGTAGAATTCAACTGGAAAAGGCATCGCCTCTTCAACCACACAGCCTGTCTCGTCCTCTATCAGCTGTGCATGGAG gATCCCAGGGCAACGGTGGTGGAGGTCAAGTCTAAGCCAAAGAGCAAGTGGAGGCCTCAAGCATTGGACACTGTG GAGCTTGAGAAGCTGGCTTCTCGAAAGCTGAGGATAAATGCTAAGGAAACCATGAGGATTGCCGAGAAGCTCTACACGCAAGG GTACATCAGCTATCCTCGAACTGAGACAAACATTTTCCCCAAAGACTTGAACCTGATGGTGCTAGTAGAGCAGCAGACCGCGGATCCTCGCTGGGGGGCCTTTGCCCAGAGCATCCTAGAGCGGGGTGGCCCCACGCCACGCAACGGGAACAAGTCCGACCAAGCTCACCCTCCCATCCACCCCACCAAATACACCAGCAGCTTGCAG GGAGATGAGCAGCGATTGTACGAGTTCATTGTTCGCCATTTCCTGGCTTGCTGCTCCCAGGATGCTCAGGGGCAGGAGACTACTGTGGAGATCGACATTGCTCAGGAACGTTTCGTGGCCCACGGCCTCATGATTTTGGCCCGAAACTATCTGGATGTGTACCCATATGACCATTGGAGTGACAAG ACCCTCCCCGTCTACGAGAGAGGCTCCCGCTTTCAGCCCAGCACTGTGGAGATGGTGGACGGGGAGACCAGTCCACCCCAGCTGCTCACCGAAGCCGACCTCATCGCCCTCATGGAGAAGCATGGCATCG GCTATGACTCCATGGGCTATGAGATGTCCAAGCCCAACCTACGGGCTGAGCTGGAAGCTGATCTGAAGCTGATCTGTGAGGGGAAGAAGGACAAGTTGGCGGTTCTGACACAGCAAGTCCAGAAGTACAAGCAGGTTTTCATCGAAGCAGTCGCCAAAGCTAAGAA ATTGGACGAGGCCCTATCCCAGTactttggggaaggggcagaggtggCCCAGCAAGAAGCCATCTACCCAGCCGTGCCAGAGCCCATCAAGAAGTGCCCGCAGTGCAACAAGGACATGGTCCTCAAGACCAAGAAGAGCGGCGG gttCTACCTCAGCTGCACGGGTTTCCCAGAATGCCGATCGGCCATGTGGTTCCCCGACTCTGTGCTGGAGGCCAGCAGGGACGGGACTGTGTGTCCAGTTTGTCAGCCGCACCCTGTGTACAG GTTGAAGTTAAAGTTTAAACGTGGCAGCCTTCCCCCAACCATGCCTCTGGAGTTCGTGGGCTGCATCGGAGGATGTGATGAGACCCTGATGGAGCTCCTGGACCTAAGATTCTCGCGGGGCAACCCCAGAGCCTCCCAGCCGGCCAGCCAGCCCTCTACCTACCTGCAGGCAAGCCAGTCCCTGAACAGAATCGGCAGTGCCCCCCGGGCCCTGCCACCACCCACTGCTGCCACTGGTGGAAGTGACTCTGTGACCTGCAACTGTGGCCAGGAGGCGGTGCTGCTCACCGTCCGCAAAGAGGGTCCCAACCAGGGCCGGCAATTTTATAAGTGCAACAGCGGCGGCTGCAACTTCTTCCTGTGGGCCGGCAGCAGCCCCGCGGGCGCAGGGGGACCCCCTGCCTCGGCACCAGGACCCGGGGGCAGCTCTCCAGGACACCCGCCCGGCCCGGGGGACCGCCGAGGTGGGCTGGGCAGACCTGGTGATGACAGCGGCGGGGGCACGTCCTGCCTGTGCAGCCAGCCCACCGTCACGCGGACCGTGCAGAAGGACGGGCCCAACAAGGGCCGCCAGTTCCACACGTGCGCCAAGCCGAGAGAGCAGCAGTGCGGCTTCTTCCAGTGGGCGGACGAGAACGTGGCCCCAG GGAGTTTTGGAGCCCAGACCTGGCCCAGAGGCAGAGGCCGAGCCCCGGGGCCAGAGGCCAGAAGCAAAAGAGCCCGGGCCACTTCCACAGACACGGGGTCCACAGCCAAGAAACCCCGGAAATGCAGCGTTTGCCACCAGCCTGGACACACCCGTCCCTTCTGTCCTCAGAACAcgtga
- the TOP3A gene encoding DNA topoisomerase 3-alpha isoform X1, translating into MIFPVARFALRWLQRPGARTLSRAAMEVAFRGVRKILCVAEKNDAAKGIADLLSNGRMRRREGFSKFNKIYEFDYHLYGQNVTMIMTSVSGHLLAHDFQMQFRKWQSCNPLVLFEAEIEKYCPENFVDIKKTLERETRQCQALVIWTDCDREGENIGFEIIHVCRAVKPSLPVLRARFSEITPRAVRAACENLTEPDRRVSDAVDVRQELDLRIGAAFTRFQTLRLQRIFPEVLAEQLISYGSCQFPTLGFVVERFKAIQAFVPEIFHKIKVTHDHRDGVVEFNWKRHRLFNHTACLVLYQLCMEDPRATVVEVKSKPKSKWRPQALDTVELEKLASRKLRINAKETMRIAEKLYTQGYISYPRTETNIFPKDLNLMVLVEQQTADPRWGAFAQSILERGGPTPRNGNKSDQAHPPIHPTKYTSSLQGDEQRLYEFIVRHFLACCSQDAQGQETTVEIDIAQERFVAHGLMILARNYLDVYPYDHWSDKTLPVYERGSRFQPSTVEMVDGETSPPQLLTEADLIALMEKHGIGTDATHAEHIETIKARMYVGLTPDKRFLPGHLGMGLVEGYDSMGYEMSKPNLRAELEADLKLICEGKKDKLAVLTQQVQKYKQVFIEAVAKAKKLDEALSQYFGEGAEVAQQEAIYPAVPEPIKKCPQCNKDMVLKTKKSGGFYLSCTGFPECRSAMWFPDSVLEASRDGTVCPVCQPHPVYRLKLKFKRGSLPPTMPLEFVGCIGGCDETLMELLDLRFSRGNPRASQPASQPSTYLQASQSLNRIGSAPRALPPPTAATGGSDSVTCNCGQEAVLLTVRKEGPNQGRQFYKCNSGGCNFFLWAGSSPAGAGGPPASAPGPGGSSPGHPPGPGDRRGGLGRPGDDSGGGTSCLCSQPTVTRTVQKDGPNKGRQFHTCAKPREQQCGFFQWADENVAPGSFGAQTWPRGRGRAPGPEARSKRARATSTDTGSTAKKPRKCSVCHQPGHTRPFCPQNT; encoded by the exons AGGGAAGGATTTTCTAAATTCAACAAGATCTATGAATTTGATTATCATCTGTACGGCCAG AATGTTACCATGATAATGACTTCAGTTTCTGGACATTTGCTGGCTCATGATTTCCAGATGCAGTTCCGCAAATG gcAGAGCTGCAATCCCCTTGTCCTCTTTGAAGCAGAAATCGAAAAGTACTGCCCAGAGAATTTCGTAGACATCAAG AAAACTCTGGAACGAGAGACCCGGCAGTGCCAGGCCCTGGTGATCTGGACCGACTGCGATAGAGAAGGGGAAAATATCGGGTTTGAGATTATCCACGTGTGCAGGGCTG TGAAGCCCAGTCTGCCGGTGCTCAGAGCCCGTTTCTCCGAGATCACCCCCCGAGCCGTCCGGGCGGCCTGCGAGAACCTGACCGAGCCCGATCGGAGAGTGAGCGACGCCGTGGACGTGCGGCAGGAGCTGGACCTGCGCATCG GAGCCGCCTTCACTAGGTTCCAGACCCTGAGGCTTCAGAGGATTTTTCCCGAGGTGTTAGCAGAGCAGCTGATCAGCTACGGCAGCTGCCAGTTCCCAACCCTGGGGTTCGTGGTGGAGAGGTTCAAAGCCATTCAGGCTTTTGTGCCTGAAATTTTCCACAAAATTAAAG TAACTCATGACCACAGAGATGGCGTCGTAGAATTCAACTGGAAAAGGCATCGCCTCTTCAACCACACAGCCTGTCTCGTCCTCTATCAGCTGTGCATGGAG gATCCCAGGGCAACGGTGGTGGAGGTCAAGTCTAAGCCAAAGAGCAAGTGGAGGCCTCAAGCATTGGACACTGTG GAGCTTGAGAAGCTGGCTTCTCGAAAGCTGAGGATAAATGCTAAGGAAACCATGAGGATTGCCGAGAAGCTCTACACGCAAGG GTACATCAGCTATCCTCGAACTGAGACAAACATTTTCCCCAAAGACTTGAACCTGATGGTGCTAGTAGAGCAGCAGACCGCGGATCCTCGCTGGGGGGCCTTTGCCCAGAGCATCCTAGAGCGGGGTGGCCCCACGCCACGCAACGGGAACAAGTCCGACCAAGCTCACCCTCCCATCCACCCCACCAAATACACCAGCAGCTTGCAG GGAGATGAGCAGCGATTGTACGAGTTCATTGTTCGCCATTTCCTGGCTTGCTGCTCCCAGGATGCTCAGGGGCAGGAGACTACTGTGGAGATCGACATTGCTCAGGAACGTTTCGTGGCCCACGGCCTCATGATTTTGGCCCGAAACTATCTGGATGTGTACCCATATGACCATTGGAGTGACAAG ACCCTCCCCGTCTACGAGAGAGGCTCCCGCTTTCAGCCCAGCACTGTGGAGATGGTGGACGGGGAGACCAGTCCACCCCAGCTGCTCACCGAAGCCGACCTCATCGCCCTCATGGAGAAGCATGGCATCG GGACTGATGCCACTCACGCGGAGCACATCGAGACAATCAAAGCCCGGATGTACGTCGGGCTCACCCCGGACAAGCGGTTTCTCCCCGGGCATCTGGGCATGGGGCTGGTGGAAG GCTATGACTCCATGGGCTATGAGATGTCCAAGCCCAACCTACGGGCTGAGCTGGAAGCTGATCTGAAGCTGATCTGTGAGGGGAAGAAGGACAAGTTGGCGGTTCTGACACAGCAAGTCCAGAAGTACAAGCAGGTTTTCATCGAAGCAGTCGCCAAAGCTAAGAA ATTGGACGAGGCCCTATCCCAGTactttggggaaggggcagaggtggCCCAGCAAGAAGCCATCTACCCAGCCGTGCCAGAGCCCATCAAGAAGTGCCCGCAGTGCAACAAGGACATGGTCCTCAAGACCAAGAAGAGCGGCGG gttCTACCTCAGCTGCACGGGTTTCCCAGAATGCCGATCGGCCATGTGGTTCCCCGACTCTGTGCTGGAGGCCAGCAGGGACGGGACTGTGTGTCCAGTTTGTCAGCCGCACCCTGTGTACAG GTTGAAGTTAAAGTTTAAACGTGGCAGCCTTCCCCCAACCATGCCTCTGGAGTTCGTGGGCTGCATCGGAGGATGTGATGAGACCCTGATGGAGCTCCTGGACCTAAGATTCTCGCGGGGCAACCCCAGAGCCTCCCAGCCGGCCAGCCAGCCCTCTACCTACCTGCAGGCAAGCCAGTCCCTGAACAGAATCGGCAGTGCCCCCCGGGCCCTGCCACCACCCACTGCTGCCACTGGTGGAAGTGACTCTGTGACCTGCAACTGTGGCCAGGAGGCGGTGCTGCTCACCGTCCGCAAAGAGGGTCCCAACCAGGGCCGGCAATTTTATAAGTGCAACAGCGGCGGCTGCAACTTCTTCCTGTGGGCCGGCAGCAGCCCCGCGGGCGCAGGGGGACCCCCTGCCTCGGCACCAGGACCCGGGGGCAGCTCTCCAGGACACCCGCCCGGCCCGGGGGACCGCCGAGGTGGGCTGGGCAGACCTGGTGATGACAGCGGCGGGGGCACGTCCTGCCTGTGCAGCCAGCCCACCGTCACGCGGACCGTGCAGAAGGACGGGCCCAACAAGGGCCGCCAGTTCCACACGTGCGCCAAGCCGAGAGAGCAGCAGTGCGGCTTCTTCCAGTGGGCGGACGAGAACGTGGCCCCAG GGAGTTTTGGAGCCCAGACCTGGCCCAGAGGCAGAGGCCGAGCCCCGGGGCCAGAGGCCAGAAGCAAAAGAGCCCGGGCCACTTCCACAGACACGGGGTCCACAGCCAAGAAACCCCGGAAATGCAGCGTTTGCCACCAGCCTGGACACACCCGTCCCTTCTGTCCTCAGAACAcgtga